Below is a window of Virgibacillus sp. NKC19-3 DNA.
GTGTTTTTTTGATCATCTATGCCGGGGTCACCATCTGGAGGGCGTTTCGTCAGTTGGATCAAGCAAAAAAAGAAGTGAATCCAAATACAGAATAAGCATTTGAAGAGGGAATGGTTAAATGCGTATAAAAAAGCAAATCGGTATGGGCGTCATGTCAGCAGCACTTGGTTTAACATTAATCGGTGGAGGGACATATGCCTATTTTAGTTCCAGCGAAACGACGAATAATACGTTTGCAGCGGGGACCCTGGATCTATCGGTAAATCCAACAACCATCATTGATGTAGGCGAATTACAACCAGGCGATACTGTCACGCGTGACTTCGAACTGGGGAATAATGGGTCATTAGATATTGAAAAAGTAACCCTTGAGACAGATTATACGGTTATAGATGCAGATGGGGACAACACAGATGATTTCGGCAGTCATATTGAAGTCGAATTTCTATACAATGCCAGTAAAGCGGACGAGGTGATCTTTCAAACCACACTAGCTGAGTTGAAAGATATGGATCCTGAAGTGGTGAATGAACATCTATTTTATCCAGCGCTCGGTGAAGAAGGTCTTCCTGCTGGCGGAGAAGCTGATGACTTAGTCGTCAAATTTAATTTCAAGGACAATGGTGAGGATCAAAAT
It encodes the following:
- a CDS encoding CalY family protein, with translation MRIKKQIGMGVMSAALGLTLIGGGTYAYFSSSETTNNTFAAGTLDLSVNPTTIIDVGELQPGDTVTRDFELGNNGSLDIEKVTLETDYTVIDADGDNTDDFGSHIEVEFLYNASKADEVIFQTTLAELKDMDPEVVNEHLFYPALGEEGLPAGGEADDLVVKFNFKDNGEDQNQFQGDSLNLEWTFNAEQATDDDV